In one window of Leptospira sp. GIMC2001 DNA:
- a CDS encoding discoidin domain-containing protein, whose amino-acid sequence MKIIKIIFLLLFLAFCKEKNFENSIIIERIQASSSALGTNPIDIFKKGKSWKPETSLDGITIFFTSATNWNKPGLIDGKATYNQYSIVCQNPDGWVDVYINGSYESRSNCSNTNPQTNRSIGVHVLYLLPSTGNGIEDVSFYKNNTKLEVVYPEPIEGEVTASSTLPNYPSYALFDGSVDFAWVEGAKSSGIGEFFQLKLADEIELAGIEIFNGYQRLDELFYKNGSVTELLISNGQDSFAVPVEDKQGGQRIFFSKPISGNNFKFTIQKVRRGKTWDDTIIAEVILLGKDGKRFTIKDANVEKFKKSIQEQSKGTILENLTNKAFIGDMEEGRLDYVFRSNGSFVIWRDDSLDKRVLDGNWVILSADDKQAKIKIFGRDHEVLTILEENDTQYSETKKESSTIIFSDTLNITKNESNELELIGNKIQISN is encoded by the coding sequence ATGAAAATTATAAAAATAATATTTTTACTTCTATTCTTAGCTTTTTGTAAAGAGAAAAATTTCGAAAATTCAATAATCATTGAGAGAATACAAGCCTCATCATCCGCGTTGGGCACTAATCCAATAGATATTTTCAAGAAAGGAAAATCTTGGAAACCTGAAACAAGTTTAGATGGCATCACTATTTTTTTTACGAGCGCAACCAATTGGAATAAACCTGGTTTGATAGATGGAAAGGCAACCTATAATCAATATTCAATAGTTTGTCAAAATCCTGATGGATGGGTCGATGTCTATATAAATGGAAGTTATGAATCTAGATCCAACTGTTCTAATACCAATCCACAAACCAATCGATCCATTGGAGTTCATGTGCTTTACTTACTTCCCTCGACTGGAAATGGAATTGAAGATGTTTCATTTTATAAAAATAATACAAAATTAGAAGTAGTTTATCCGGAACCCATCGAAGGTGAAGTAACTGCAAGTAGCACTCTACCGAATTATCCAAGCTATGCATTATTTGATGGTAGTGTTGATTTCGCTTGGGTGGAAGGTGCAAAATCAAGCGGAATCGGTGAATTTTTCCAATTGAAATTAGCCGATGAAATTGAACTTGCTGGAATCGAAATTTTCAACGGCTATCAGAGATTAGATGAATTATTCTACAAGAATGGTTCCGTTACTGAACTTTTAATTTCCAATGGTCAAGATTCTTTTGCCGTTCCAGTCGAAGATAAACAAGGCGGACAGAGGATATTTTTTTCCAAACCCATCTCAGGCAATAATTTCAAATTCACCATTCAGAAAGTTAGACGGGGCAAAACTTGGGACGATACGATCATTGCAGAAGTAATTCTTTTGGGCAAAGATGGAAAAAGATTTACAATTAAGGATGCAAATGTCGAAAAATTCAAAAAATCAATTCAAGAACAAAGCAAAGGAACAATTCTAGAAAACCTAACTAACAAAGCTTTTATCGGTGATATGGAAGAAGGTAGATTAGATTACGTTTTCAGATCTAATGGATCATTTGTTATATGGCGAGATGACTCTTTAGATAAAAGAGTTCTTGATGGAAATTGGGTTATTCTCTCAGCAGATGATAAACAAGCTAAGATAAAAATTTTTGGCCGAGATCATGAAGTATTAACGATTCTTGAAGAGAACGATACACAATATTCGGAAACCAAAAAGGAATCCTCAACGATAATATTCAGTGATACTTTAAACATTACTAAGAATGAAAGCAATGAATTAGAATTGATTGGAAATAAAATCCAGATTTCCAATTAA
- a CDS encoding pirin family protein, which produces MLNKSISRSGFLKGLFLSIAGLSVPGFYIRNYLLQKSSKEASIMKINSIQGIAKLGFQWPTSDPFLFCVHHEDYYPKGNANFGPNASLAGRDLGQDFAGKDGWRMYHGDKVPGFPGHPHRGFETVTVVQRGLVDHADSQGASGRYGDGDVQWMTAGSGIQHSEMFPLLQSESENTLELFQIWMNLPSKSKFVDPHFSMLWKEKIPVLEIKDQNNNKTKIKLISGVFQNMNSLNPPPNSWAADPKNEVVIAIIEMESNAIFNLDKASPGINRNLYFFQGKDIKIDDQDIPEYHRITLQSDADVKIENGKTTSKFLLLQGRPIAEPVAQYGPFVMNTREEIEQAFNDYRKTEFGGWPWPTHEPVHSQNKGRFAKYADGKEEFPVS; this is translated from the coding sequence ATGTTGAACAAAAGTATATCAAGATCTGGGTTTCTGAAAGGACTTTTCCTAAGCATAGCAGGTCTATCCGTACCAGGATTCTATATTAGAAATTATTTATTGCAGAAATCATCAAAAGAGGCATCAATTATGAAAATCAATTCTATACAAGGCATTGCTAAACTAGGATTTCAATGGCCAACATCAGATCCCTTTTTATTCTGTGTGCATCATGAAGATTATTATCCAAAAGGCAATGCTAATTTTGGTCCCAATGCATCACTTGCCGGTCGTGATCTAGGTCAAGATTTTGCAGGAAAAGACGGATGGCGAATGTATCATGGCGATAAAGTACCTGGATTTCCAGGGCATCCACATCGAGGGTTTGAAACTGTAACGGTTGTTCAGCGAGGATTAGTGGATCATGCCGATTCTCAAGGTGCATCGGGAAGATACGGCGATGGAGATGTTCAATGGATGACAGCTGGATCGGGCATTCAACATTCTGAAATGTTTCCTCTATTGCAATCAGAATCTGAGAATACACTGGAACTTTTTCAAATTTGGATGAATTTACCATCGAAAAGTAAATTTGTAGATCCGCATTTTTCAATGTTATGGAAAGAGAAAATCCCAGTATTAGAAATCAAGGATCAAAATAACAATAAAACCAAAATTAAGTTAATATCTGGAGTATTTCAAAACATGAATTCTTTGAATCCTCCTCCTAATTCTTGGGCAGCTGATCCAAAAAATGAGGTAGTGATTGCAATTATCGAAATGGAATCCAATGCAATATTTAACTTGGATAAGGCGAGTCCTGGAATCAATCGAAATCTATATTTTTTTCAAGGGAAAGATATAAAAATAGACGATCAAGATATTCCAGAATATCATCGTATCACACTTCAATCTGATGCAGATGTTAAAATTGAAAATGGCAAAACAACGAGTAAATTTCTTCTTCTGCAAGGAAGGCCAATTGCGGAACCTGTTGCACAGTATGGACCTTTTGTAATGAATACTAGAGAAGAGATTGAACAAGCATTCAATGACTATAGAAAAACAGAATTTGGCGGATGGCCATGGCCAACTCATGAACCAGTACATTCACAAAATAAAGGAAGGTTTGCAAAATATGCCGATGGAAAAGAAGAATTTCCCGTCAGCTAA
- a CDS encoding VanW family protein — translation MVFKKINSNIPKTYRKINRGFIRIFFGKIFYKCKRYFVWLLESKNYAKDLVSKSICEEKFPIVIFEHSSPIYRKLKNVPQYLQENKKINLELAILNLDGLVINPNQVFSFWYSVGKPKKSKGYLPGMQLQNGSFIESTGGGLCQMANLIYWMTLHSPLEVKERWRHSFDIFPDSERTLPFGSGATISYNYIDLQIKNTTKNSFCLHIWIDNDQLKGEWRSDIEIPYEYQVYESEHGFYSEPWGGYTRRNKIRRKTTSKLTGQLIEDRLITENMAWMMYEPLLESKV, via the coding sequence ATGGTTTTTAAGAAAATAAATTCCAATATTCCTAAGACCTATAGAAAAATTAATAGAGGGTTTATTAGAATTTTTTTTGGAAAAATATTTTATAAATGCAAACGATATTTTGTTTGGTTGCTTGAGTCGAAAAATTATGCTAAAGACTTAGTATCAAAATCAATATGTGAGGAAAAATTTCCTATAGTAATCTTTGAGCATAGTTCTCCAATATATAGAAAGTTAAAAAACGTACCGCAATATTTGCAGGAGAATAAAAAAATTAACTTGGAACTAGCTATCTTGAATTTGGATGGCCTAGTGATAAATCCGAATCAAGTATTTTCATTTTGGTATTCGGTAGGTAAACCTAAGAAATCAAAAGGTTATCTGCCAGGTATGCAACTCCAAAATGGATCCTTTATCGAAAGTACGGGTGGAGGTTTGTGCCAGATGGCGAATTTAATTTATTGGATGACTCTCCATAGCCCATTGGAAGTAAAAGAACGTTGGCGCCACAGTTTTGATATTTTTCCAGATTCGGAGAGAACTTTACCTTTTGGATCAGGCGCGACAATCTCTTACAATTATATAGATTTGCAAATTAAGAATACGACAAAGAATTCATTTTGCTTACATATTTGGATTGATAACGATCAGTTAAAAGGTGAATGGAGATCCGATATAGAAATTCCTTATGAATATCAAGTCTATGAATCTGAACATGGATTCTATTCTGAACCTTGGGGTGGATATACTAGAAGAAATAAAATTCGGAGGAAAACCACTTCAAAACTAACTGGACAATTAATTGAAGATAGGTTAATTACAGAAAATATGGCTTGGATGATGTACGAACCTTTATTGGAATCAAAGGTATGA
- a CDS encoding M15 family metallopeptidase, with protein sequence MNINIYLITHILLFIFFTQIAAQTKKNHLNVLDKKNYKLSVKLQPEKELVDLELFIPDLILDIRYATKNNFTKQVIYNQPKAFARKNVAKDLSKAQKEFLKLGYVLKIFDAYRPYSATVLFFEIIGDTRYVASPAKGSKHNRGCAIDLTLSNSKTLEELNMPTEFDSFRKEAWSNYPLKDRNQIENRSLLISIMSQYGFQVNPTEWWHFDHQSCKGFELLDVTFEDLQNN encoded by the coding sequence ATGAATATAAATATTTATTTAATTACTCATATTTTACTTTTCATTTTTTTTACACAAATTGCTGCGCAAACAAAAAAGAATCACCTCAATGTTTTGGACAAAAAGAATTATAAACTTTCGGTTAAATTGCAGCCAGAAAAGGAATTGGTTGATTTAGAGTTATTCATCCCAGACTTAATATTAGATATACGCTATGCAACCAAAAATAATTTCACTAAACAAGTAATTTATAATCAACCAAAAGCATTTGCCCGTAAAAATGTTGCGAAGGATTTATCTAAAGCTCAAAAAGAGTTTTTGAAACTAGGTTACGTTTTAAAAATTTTCGATGCGTACAGACCTTACTCTGCAACAGTTCTATTTTTTGAAATTATCGGGGACACTCGTTATGTTGCATCACCGGCGAAAGGTTCAAAACATAATCGAGGTTGCGCAATCGACTTAACATTATCAAATTCAAAGACATTAGAAGAACTGAATATGCCTACAGAATTTGATTCTTTTCGCAAAGAAGCTTGGTCGAATTACCCTTTAAAGGATCGAAATCAAATAGAAAACCGATCCTTACTTATAAGTATCATGTCTCAATATGGTTTTCAAGTTAATCCAACTGAATGGTGGCATTTTGACCATCAATCCTGTAAAGGTTTTGAGTTGTTGGACGTTACCTTTGAGGATTTGCAAAATAACTAA